The nucleotide sequence TCAGGCTTGTTCGTAAAAGCACCCCCACATAACCCCTCCTCCAGCATGCGACAGTATCACGCGAGGATACGAAAGGTTTATCAAACTGACAATGGTTTCAAGGCTCGCAGATGGCAGATCGCATATCtgctcttgaggctgagaagaatggGCTAGAAGCGCTGGTCGCAAATAGCGGGACACCAACTACACAGCCCACCGAACCCTCAATAAGCGATCCTGGTGTTGCGCAACTAAAACAGGATCTCGCCGAAGCCCTTCGATCAAAGGGTGTCATCGAAAAGCGATTACGCACGAGCGAGGAAGAGTTGATGCAGCTACGGGCAAAGCACAAGGCAGATACGAAATCAATCCGCGACCTCACGGCCGATAGAAATAGTCTTACTACCAAACGAAAGGATCTAGAACACGAGTTGAGGGAAAAgcacaagcttcttgaggtacGTATGGCTCAAATGCTGCGTTTCATCGACATTGTTGCTCACAGCAATACCAGCAAGTacaagatgagatgattgcGATGGATCTACAAATGTCCATGGCCGAGAAGGAAAGAGATaaggtgaagaaggagaacaaaGAACTGGTGGACAgatggatgaagaggatggcaCAAGAAGCAGATGCTATGAACCTCGCCAACGAACCCATCTTCGAAAAGGGACGATAGTTAATGATCCATGGGGTCAAACGAAGCAGGTCAAACGGAGAAACGAGCCACGATGTCacgagaaaaaaaaacaaatACTATATGGAGTATCCTGTAAGTCCGAACATACCCTTATACCCCACGCTGATGTAACCGTCTGCCCTATCCCTATTTCTCCAACACCATAATCTCTGCCACTGAGTGCTTATGAAGCTCTATAGTCTACTTGCGCGTCGAAATGAAGTACGATCCTCCTGCATTAGTCCAACTCACATAACCCTCAGGGTATGTGCACTCTTCCACCTCCAGGATGGTGCTGCCAACGTCGTTAATATTGTGGTTGTTGCTTTTTTCCGCAACAAAGGATTTGAGCGACACGATCTTGCAACCAGATTTAAGATCCAGAAACATACGGACCAAGTCGTCGTTGAGCTGCGAGGTGAAGGCCTTGTTGTTTACAAGCACAACATCTGCGCGCTTGAGGGCCTCATGGATGGGCAAATTCTTGCGGAAATCGCCCCGTTCCAGGTGAACCTTGCCAGGTCGAACTCCCCAGAGCATGCATCGGGCATCGAATTCCTTCTTTTGCTCCTCAGCAAGGTTGCAGGcgttctccatcatctcgcAACCCCAACTCTCACAACCGATCTCGAGGGCCGCTTGCAAAACCACATTACCAACACCCgagccaagatcaacgaaGACCTGACCAGAGGTCATTCGTGTCTGCTCTACCAAGATTTTAGAAATGAAGGGGTGGAGTAGTTCGCCATAGACATAGTCGGTTCCGTTCTCATACTTTGAAAGAAGTTCCACTTTGAGAGCCACTGTTCGGTCATAAATTTGATCGAGAATGAAAGCCACAAGGTGCTGAGGGAGCTCATGCATCTTATCGAGATTCTTGGCAATTACACCGTCCTCGACTAGAGCACGAAGCTTTTCGTTGTATTCGCGCAGAGCTGCCTTGAAACCCATCAAATCCTGGATGTTCCGGTTGGAGGCCTTTTCCAGTCTTCGAATGATGCCACCATTGGGATTTGTGAAAGgctctgcttcctcttcggTGAGGTATGTTTCGGCTACGTGGCGAACCACCTTGATGCTGGCTTCCACGGCATCGATCTTGTCTTTTCCCCATACTAGCTCATACCTGTAATCATGTCAGCATTAGTTTTGGAGGTCTGGGTCGCCGGGAAGACTCACTTTTCTCGAGGCTGTAAGCTGGGATATTGTAGTCGGATAGCCACATCCTCTTTCTGTGCGCCCATCACAGGCACACACTTGTGCTCAAGCGAGGCCACGTCTACGGCATGGATGAAGCCTCGGCTGTCCATCCGATCCTCAAAGGCTCTTACGCTTCTCAGTTTGCGGTTGGGGTCAACAAAGCTGCCGTCTTCGGTGCCTTTGCGTTGTCTCTTGGTATCGAGagtcatccatccatcgtcTTCGCCATCGCTGTCTTTGTCGAACTCGATACGGTCGCTTGCTGGTGATCGACGGGTGACGGAGGGTGCCTTGCGCTTACGCTCGAGTCGCTTCTCGTCGGAGGATGAGGGGTACGGCGAGTGACTAGCCTGTCGTGCCAGTGGCTTCGGCGAGGGACGgtgggaagaggaggagcgcGATGCTGAGCCGCTGAGTGCGGAGGTGGATTTAGGCTTAGGCTTCTGGGCAGGTCGGTCGACGACAACCTTTTCGATCCTGATCTTGGGAGGGtcgaccttgatcttgttgttcttgccGCCGAAGAGACGCATGCTGGATTAGTGAATAGTATGCCGGTCCTAGTAATCCAAAATGTCTTTCAAGGTAGAGCGGCGACGGGGTCTGAATTGAGTTGGGTCACAGGTCAGGGATGGAGGGGTTCGCGGTGGCGTGTGCGTGTCGCTCCCGGAGTCGGCAATGTCGCGCAACGGGTGGGACTAGATTAAAGAAGATGGTAAaaacaagagagaagagtACGAGAGAAGGAAAGTGAGAAGTGAAGTATGGGGGAGAAGTTCCAAAAGATAAGCGGTATTAGACAAGTGTTTGGGTAGGTTGTGTTGTAACGTGACTAAGGTATTCAGTATAGCATCGTGGCACTTTCAAGATAACTATGCAGAGTTCAAGTTTCGAGGCGACTTGCGGCAATCCACCACGAAATGCCTGAATGGCTGCCTTCAGTTAAATGAGTGGATGCCCCGGAGCCTTACATCAGCTGGACTGGGAGGGAGCTGGAGCCGGGCCCGGGCCATCTTGCACTGCAGGTAGAGGAGGTCCCCTGAAGGAGGCCGCTAGACCCACTACTGTAAATGCCCTGGGTTTTCCAAGGTTgaaagaaatatcttgaCTGGTCAGAATGTTCAAGGTGGGTACGTAACGTTGGGCACGTGGGGGCTTTCCCTTTCAGCCGCAGATGGTTGCCTGGAGAGCTACCCTACAGTAGTCATGTGAATAGAGGCATTCAAACCTTTTTAAGCCATCTTTTACAAGCATTGCACTTTCATCTGTCTGTCCACGACATGTATTCTCTTAACTTCCAGTTGAACTGCTCTAGCTGGAATCTTTTATAGCAGTCATGTTCTTTTACTTTGCATATTCAAGCAACAATATATAATTCAAACGCTTTCTCCCGATGGCTACTCCGTAACTCCCCCTTAATGACACGAACAGTTATCAAATAGGTTAGAACAATGGGTAATTGCGTTAAAAGCACCCTCTTGCCAATATATCTCGTTGTATCGATCCTCCACCTCGCTGGACTCAGGATGATCGGATATGTACTCTTCTGGCAGCTCAAAGTTATGCGTACTGATCTCATCCTCCAGGTGGAAGTCCAAGGCATGCATCTCATGGGCCTTGGAGAATTGGGTTGAGCTATGAAAAGAGGttagctatatactatatcGATAAAACCAGTGGAATAAGAACTTACCGAAATTTGATCATTCGCCGCTTGTCAGCACAGTAGTCAACAACGACATGAATACCTCCAAGGTCGGCATGACCTAGTTTGCTATTGAGGCAAAGCCGCTCAGGA is from Fusarium musae strain F31 chromosome 4, whole genome shotgun sequence and encodes:
- the ATG16 gene encoding autophagy protein 16, interacts with Atg12p-Atg5p, which codes for MPNWRDQYLSSIKDAELNNPVNMELVQACSQMADRISALEAEKNGLEALVANSGTPTTQPTEPSISDPGVAQLKQDLAEALRSKGVIEKRLRTSEEELMQLRAKHKADTKSIRDLTADRNSLTTKRKDLEHELREKHKLLEQVQDEMIAMDLQMSMAEKERDKVKKENKELVDRWMKRMAQEADAMNLANEPIFEKGR
- the DOT1 gene encoding Nucleosomal histone H3-Lys79 methylase (EggNog:ENOG41) — protein: MRLFGGKNNKIKVDPPKIRIEKVVVDRPAQKPKPKSTSALSGSASRSSSSHRPSPKPLARQASHSPYPSSSDEKRLERKRKAPSVTRRSPASDRIEFDKDSDGEDDGWMTLDTKRQRKGTEDGSFVDPNRKLRSVRAFEDRMDSRGFIHAVDVASLEHKCVPVMGAQKEDVAIRLQYPSLQPREKYELVWGKDKIDAVEASIKVVRHVAETYLTEEEAEPFTNPNGGIIRRLEKASNRNIQDLMGFKAALREYNEKLRALVEDGVIAKNLDKMHELPQHLVAFILDQIYDRTVALKVELLSKYENGTDYVYGELLHPFISKILVEQTRMTSGQVFVDLGSGVGNVVLQAALEIGCESWGCEMMENACNLAEEQKKEFDARCMLWGVRPGKVHLERGDFRKNLPIHEALKRADVVLVNNKAFTSQLNDDLVRMFLDLKSGCKIVSLKSFVAEKSNNHNINDVGSTILEVEECTYPEGYVSWTNAGGSYFISTRK